Proteins encoded in a region of the Triplophysa dalaica isolate WHDGS20190420 chromosome 10, ASM1584641v1, whole genome shotgun sequence genome:
- the LOC130429653 gene encoding natural killer cell receptor 2B4-like encodes MGFFIFLYSSSLILNGVFGGDVDEVKSVSVTEGDSVTLHTDVIKQKDDVFVWCYGSDNSLVATTNGKVGSTKYYDGEDGKLIGRLRLDAHTGSLTITNMKTEESGLYTLKISNKKISYKKFNVNVNGVFADDVKSVSVMEGHSVTLHTDVIKQKDDVFVWCYGSDNSLVATTNGKVGSTKYYDGEDGKLIGRLMLDPHTGSLTITNMKTEESGLYTLKISNKNISYKKFNVNVNALLPVPVITKVSSECSSSSVSSCSVLCSVMNVSHDVSVSWFKGKSLLSSISVSDLNIRLSLPLEVEYQDTNTYRCVVNNPITNLTQHLNITQLCHTCADASEMRIIIIPVVSGLLFCVIVMIIIGVCIHRRAHDEVSLVKAIPAKVPLTDEERSSNSSDTSEYTEGTRFLHGHHHC; translated from the exons ATGGGCTTCTTCATTTTCCTCTACTCATCCTCTCTCATTTTGAATG gtgtctTTGGAGGTGATgtagatgaagtgaagtcagtgtcagtgacagagggagattctgtcacactACACACTGATGTCATCAAACAGAaagatgatgtgtttgtgtggtgttaTGGCTCTGATAACAGTCTTGTTGCAACGACCAATGGGAAGGTTGGCAGTACCAAGTACTATGATGGTGAAGATGGGAAACTCATTGGCAGACTGAGGCTGGATGCTCatactggatctctcaccatcacaaacatgaaAACTGAAGAATCTGGACTGTACACACTTAAGATCAGCAACAAGAAGATCTCGTACAAGAAATTCAATGTTAATGTCAATG gtgtgtttgctGATGacgtgaagtcagtgtcagtgatggagggacattctgtCACGCTACACACTGATGTCATCAAACAGAaagatgatgtgtttgtgtggtgttaTGGGTCTGATAACAGTCTTGTTGCAACGACCAATGGGAAGGTTGGCAGTACCAAGTACTATGATGGTGAAGATGGGAAACTCATTGGCAGACTGATGCTGGATCCTCatactggatctctcaccatcacaaacatgaaAACTGAAGAATCTGGACTATACACACTTAAGATCAGCAACAAGAACATCTCGTACAAGAAATTCAATGTTAATGTCAATG CTCTtctgcctgttcctgtcatcaccAAAGTGTCTTCTGAATGTTCATCATCTTCGGTGTCAAGCTGtagtgtgttgtgttcagtgatgaatgtgtcacatgatgtgagtgtctcctggttcaaaggaaagagtttattgtccagcatcagtgtgtctgatctcaacatcagactctctctacctctggaggtggaatatcaggatacaaacacatacagatgtgtggtcaacaatcccatcacaaacctcacacaacatctcaacatcactcaactctgtcacacgTGTGCAG ATGCATCTGAAATGAGGATCATTATAATTCCAGTTGTATCTGGTCTTTTGTTCTGTGTGATCGTCATGATCATCATCGGTGTCTGCATACACAGAAGAGCTCATGATGAAG TAAGTCTCGTGAAAGCAATACCTGCCAAAGTACCTCTGACGGATGAAGAAAGAAGTAGCAACTCAAGCGACACATCCGAATATACAGAGGGGACTAGGTTTTTGCATGGACATCACCATTGTTAA
- the LOC130430208 gene encoding SLAM family member 5-like, whose protein sequence is MYLKNVCFVHLFIYYIIASSRDKLQYNYKCLCCSGVFGDEVKSVSVMEGDTVTLYTDAQTQSHDVMEWMFGVQSPDEITIAEFNREANFIHFIQSVYTERFKNHVEIDDQTGSLIITNITTQHTGRYKLDISRKPSVLIRHFNLTVYARLPVPFITRDCSSSSSSSSCCCVLCSVMNVSHDVSVSWYKGKSLLSSISVSDLNIRLSLPLEVEYQDTNTYTCVVNNPITNLTQHLHITQLCHTFGVPH, encoded by the exons ATGTATCTAAAAAATGTGTGCTTTgttcacttatttatttattatattatagcTTCTTCGCGTGACAAGTTgcaatataattataaatgtttgtgttgttcaggtgtgtttggtgatgaagtgaagtcagtgtcagtgatggagggagacaCTGTCACCTTATACACTGATGCGCAAACACAGAGTCATGATGTGATGGAGTGGATGTTTGGTGTTCAGAGTCCAGATGAAATCACCATAGCTGAATTCAACAGAGAAGccaattttatacattttatacaatcAGTTTATACTGAGAGATTCAAGAATCACGTAGAGatagatgatcagactggatctctcatcatcacaaacatcacaactcaaCACACTGGACGCTATAAACTAGACATCAGCAGAAAACCTTCTGTCCTCATCAGACACTTCAATCTGACTGTCTATG CTCGTCTGCCTGTTCCTTTCATCACCAGAGActgttcttcatcatcttcatcatcatcatgttgttgtgtgttgtgttcagtgatgaatgtgtcacatgatgtgagtgtctcctggtacaaaggaaagagtttattgtccagcatcagtgtgtctgatctcaacatcagactctctctacctctggaggtggaatatcaggatacaaacacatacacatgtgtggtcaacaatcccatcacaaacctcacacaacatctacacatcactcaactctgtcacacgTTTGGAG TACCTCACTAG
- the LOC130430207 gene encoding hepatic and glial cell adhesion molecule-like, producing MRIIIFLGSFSLIVNGVGFGDSDEVKSVSAMEGESVTLDTYIVKQTDDLIVWTYGPNKTIVAIINGKASSFRLSEDDRFRLGVNLNNQTGDLTISDVRTDHTGLYSLKISSNSTPSYKNFNLTVYTRLPVPSITNSSSSERSLSSKCVLLCSVMNVSHDVSVSWYKGKSLLSSISVSEHSIIRSISLHLECLDDSDVYSCVINNSISTQTQHLNTDVCHKCSDSPAMRGFIIKSIVLPVFFLIIIICVCIHNRRGAKDTKDYHHLTTNDHQGPV from the exons ATGAGAATCATCATTTTCCTGGGTTCGTTCTCTTTGATTGTAAATG gtgTTGGGTTTGGTGAttcagatgaagtgaagtccgTGTCAGCGATGGAGGGAGAATCTGTTACTCTTGACACTTATATTGTTAAACAGACAGATGATCTGATAGTGTGGACTTATGGACCTAATAAGACTATCGTGGCAATAATCAATGGAAAGGCCAGTAGTTTCAGGTTATCTGAGGATGACAGATTCAGACTCGGAGTGAATCTTAATAATCaaactggagatctcaccatcagtGATGTGAGAACTGATCACACTGGACTCTATTCACTGAAGATCAGCAGCAACAGTACACCCTCATACAAGAACTTCAATCTTACTGTCTATA CTCGTCTGCCTGTTCCTAGTATCACCaattcttcatcatcagaaagatctttatcatcaaaatgtgtgttattatgttcagtgatgaatgtgtcacatgatgtgagtgtctcctggtacaaaggaaagagtttattgtccagcatcagtgtgtctgaacacAGTATCATCAGAAGCATCTCTCTTCATCTGGAGTGTCTGGATGATTCTGACGTCTACAGTTGTGTCATCAACAACTCCATCTCAACACAgactcaacatctcaacactGATGTCTGTCACAAGTGTTCAG ATTCTCCTGCCATGCGGGGCTTTATAATTAAAAGTATAGTTCTTCCTGTTTTCTTTTTGatcatcatcatctgtgtcTGCATACACAACAGAAGAGGTGCTAAAGACACCAAAGATTACCATCATCTTACAACAAATGACCATCAAGGTCCTGTGTAA
- the LOC130430308 gene encoding uncharacterized protein LOC130430308 isoform X2 has product MFFSQHFDSFSKVSTINIFIFLFLSLVFHGVGLDPDEVKSVSVTEGENVTIPTDVVKQKDDKIKWHHRAEHYTGAKVQENGFGIISPDGKKWKMNNQTGDLTITNTTTEDSGFYQLKIRRNDINTYKYFNVTVYTHLPDPFTTTYCLPRSSSSERCVVLCSVMNVSHDVSVSWYKGKSLLSSISVSDLNIRLSLPLEVEYQDTNTYRCVLDHLKRNQTQHVNITHVCQPCSDSYNLTFIVSINLVIWIICIVIILVYTRKRDIKVCRRFSHTKVALGDEESNSKSSSMFEDAEDQKCLNGTAEKL; this is encoded by the exons atgtttttttctcaacattttgaCTCGTTTTCCAAAGTTAGCaccataaacatttttatttttctctttttgtccttggtttttcacg gtGTTGGGCTTGatccagatgaagtgaagtcagtgtcagtgacgGAGGGGGAAAATGTCACTATACCCACTGATGTTGTCAAACAGAAAGATGACAAGATCAAGTGGCATCATAGAGCTGAACATTATACTGGTGCAAAAGTCCAAGAAAATGGCTTCGGCATCATATCTCCAGATGGCAAGAAATGGAAGATGAATAATCAAAcaggagatctcaccatcacaaacaccaCAACTGAAGACTCTGGATTTTATCAACTTAAGATCAGAAGAAACGACATTAACACATATAAATACTTCAATGTTACGGTCTACA CTCATCTCCCTGATCCTTTCACCACCACATACTGTTTACCtcgttcttcatcatcagaaagatGCGTTGTGTTGTGTTCggtgatgaatgtgtcacatgatgtgagtgtctcctggtacaaaggaaagagtttattgtccagcatcagtgtgtctgatctcaacatcagactctctctacctctggaggtggaatatcaggatacaaacacatacagatgtgtgctGGACCATCTCAAGAGAAACCAAACTCAACATGTCAACATCACTCATGTCTGTCAGCCGTGTTCAG ATTCATATAACCTGACGTTCATTGTTTCAATTAATCTTGTGATTTGGATTATATGCATAGTCATCATTCTTGTCTACACAAGAAAACGTGACATTAAAG TTTGCAGAAGATTTTCTCATACTAAAGTAGCTCTGGGTGATGAAGAAAGTAACTCAAAATCCAGCAGCATGTTTGAAGATGCAGAAGACCAGAAGTGTCTGAACGGGACAGCAGAAAAGCTTTAG
- the LOC130430308 gene encoding uncharacterized protein LOC130430308 isoform X1, translated as MFFSQHFDSFSKVSTINIFIFLFLSLVFHGVGLDPDEVKSVSVTEGENVTIPTDVVKQKDDKIKWHHRAEHYTGAKVQENGFGIISPDGKKWKMNNQTGDLTITNTTTEDSGFYQLKIRRNDINTYKYFNVTVYTHLPDPFTTTYCLPRSSSSERCVVLCSVMNVSHDVSVSWYKGKSLLSSISVSDLNIRLSLPLEVEYQDTNTYRCVLDHLKRNQTQHVNITHVCQPCSDSYNLTFIVSINLVIWIICIVIILVYTRKRDIKAVCRRFSHTKVALGDEESNSKSSSMFEDAEDQKCLNGTAEKL; from the exons atgtttttttctcaacattttgaCTCGTTTTCCAAAGTTAGCaccataaacatttttatttttctctttttgtccttggtttttcacg gtGTTGGGCTTGatccagatgaagtgaagtcagtgtcagtgacgGAGGGGGAAAATGTCACTATACCCACTGATGTTGTCAAACAGAAAGATGACAAGATCAAGTGGCATCATAGAGCTGAACATTATACTGGTGCAAAAGTCCAAGAAAATGGCTTCGGCATCATATCTCCAGATGGCAAGAAATGGAAGATGAATAATCAAAcaggagatctcaccatcacaaacaccaCAACTGAAGACTCTGGATTTTATCAACTTAAGATCAGAAGAAACGACATTAACACATATAAATACTTCAATGTTACGGTCTACA CTCATCTCCCTGATCCTTTCACCACCACATACTGTTTACCtcgttcttcatcatcagaaagatGCGTTGTGTTGTGTTCggtgatgaatgtgtcacatgatgtgagtgtctcctggtacaaaggaaagagtttattgtccagcatcagtgtgtctgatctcaacatcagactctctctacctctggaggtggaatatcaggatacaaacacatacagatgtgtgctGGACCATCTCAAGAGAAACCAAACTCAACATGTCAACATCACTCATGTCTGTCAGCCGTGTTCAG ATTCATATAACCTGACGTTCATTGTTTCAATTAATCTTGTGATTTGGATTATATGCATAGTCATCATTCTTGTCTACACAAGAAAACGTGACATTAAAG CAGTTTGCAGAAGATTTTCTCATACTAAAGTAGCTCTGGGTGATGAAGAAAGTAACTCAAAATCCAGCAGCATGTTTGAAGATGCAGAAGACCAGAAGTGTCTGAACGGGACAGCAGAAAAGCTTTAG